From the genome of Marixanthomonas ophiurae, one region includes:
- a CDS encoding BrxA/BrxB family bacilliredoxin → MYPPELVKPMREDLTNIGFSELFTEEDVKQAMQKEGTTLVVVNSVCGCAAANARPGARMSLQNAKTPDNLVTVFAGVDREAVDAARAQMVPFPPSSPSMALFKNGELVHMLERHHIEGRPADMIAENLKGAFDEHC, encoded by the coding sequence ATGTATCCACCGGAATTAGTAAAACCTATGCGTGAAGACCTTACTAACATTGGTTTTTCCGAACTGTTCACTGAAGAAGATGTAAAGCAAGCCATGCAGAAAGAAGGAACCACCTTAGTTGTGGTAAATTCGGTTTGTGGTTGTGCTGCTGCCAATGCACGCCCTGGAGCCCGCATGTCGCTTCAAAATGCAAAAACACCCGATAATTTGGTAACTGTGTTTGCAGGAGTTGACCGGGAAGCGGTTGATGCTGCCAGAGCACAAATGGTACCGTTCCCTCCAAGTTCGCCTTCTATGGCCTTGTTTAAAAACGGAGAGTTAGTACATATGCTAGAGCGCCACCATATTGAAGGTCGCCCAGCAGATATGATTGCTGAAAACTTAAAAGGAGCATTTGACGAACATTGTTAA
- a CDS encoding PA0069 family radical SAM protein: MSNYENHIKGRGAQKRVHNRFFELSHELRDDFLNYCEAEGEEADANKTKYIDVFPKTFVNKVDSPDVGMGYSANPYQGCEHGCVYCYARNSHEYWGYGAGLDFERTILVKKNAPELLEKKLKSKSWEPKTIVFSGNTDCYQPIERKLQITRKCLEVMLKWKHPTGIITKNALLLRDLDILKEMAKLNIISVNISITSLSEETRRLLEPRTASIKQRLKAVEVLSEHGIPVRVMMAPIIPSLNSHEILPLVKKVSELGAKGVSYTIVRLNGQIATIFEDWARKTIPDRAERILNQIAECHGGTLNDSQWGRRMRGEGTIAKQIKNTMTIAKNKYLNDREIPSLDSKHYLDLKNPQMRLF; encoded by the coding sequence ATGTCCAATTATGAAAATCATATAAAAGGTCGCGGCGCACAAAAGCGAGTTCACAACCGGTTTTTTGAATTGAGCCATGAACTTCGGGACGACTTTTTAAACTATTGTGAAGCCGAAGGTGAGGAAGCCGATGCCAATAAAACCAAGTATATTGATGTGTTTCCTAAAACCTTCGTCAATAAAGTGGACAGTCCCGATGTGGGGATGGGGTATTCGGCCAATCCATATCAAGGCTGTGAACACGGTTGTGTGTATTGTTATGCTCGAAACAGCCACGAATATTGGGGGTACGGCGCCGGTCTCGATTTTGAACGGACCATTTTAGTAAAAAAGAATGCTCCCGAATTGCTAGAGAAAAAACTAAAAAGTAAATCCTGGGAACCAAAAACCATCGTTTTTAGCGGAAATACCGATTGCTACCAACCTATTGAGCGAAAACTTCAGATAACTCGAAAATGTCTTGAAGTAATGCTAAAATGGAAACACCCAACTGGAATTATTACCAAAAACGCTTTGTTATTGCGTGATTTAGATATCCTGAAAGAAATGGCAAAGCTGAATATTATTTCAGTAAATATTTCAATCACATCGCTGTCCGAAGAAACCCGTCGGTTATTAGAGCCTAGAACGGCAAGTATAAAGCAACGGTTAAAAGCAGTTGAGGTGCTTTCAGAACATGGTATTCCTGTCCGCGTGATGATGGCGCCAATTATTCCTTCATTAAACAGTCATGAAATACTTCCGTTGGTTAAGAAGGTTTCAGAATTAGGAGCAAAAGGGGTTTCGTACACTATTGTTCGGCTTAATGGTCAAATAGCCACTATTTTTGAAGATTGGGCACGTAAAACCATACCAGACCGAGCCGAACGCATTCTCAATCAAATAGCAGAATGCCATGGCGGCACATTAAACGATAGTCAATGGGGTAGACGCATGCGCGGAGAAGGAACAATAGCCAAACAAATAAAAAATACGATGACGATTGCTAAAAATAAGTACTTAAACGATAGAGAGATACCTTCTTTAGACTCAAAGCACTATTTGGATTTAAAAAATCCACAAATGCGTTTATTTTAA
- a CDS encoding alpha/beta hydrolase family protein, which translates to MTTLVKYSIVLAILLFGASAQAQKLDGSYSGTLDVQGMQMELIFNITPTEDGYDATLDVPAQGASGIELDSVVLQDDTVTITSAKMKMTYTGKLTENGMDGTYEQMGKEYPLTFKKTVKTKPGNTTLPSTEAELDKLAAKEKGDYKYSVEDYFTTPEAFSFKLSPNGKYIAYMKRRKSGERDLYLKETATQKETLMKKQEEDLIRGFSWANNDRILYLQDKGGDENYHVYGVDVTGENDKELTPFDGVRVNIIESLKEDEDHVIVQMNKDNLQQEEPYRLNINTGEVTKLYTVQAGDPPVAGYNFDRKGNLRAINRIVDGVKTELLYKIDGEFKQVKLTDFGDTFGISSFNPNTENPDDAYVISNLDGDKIEIQLYDLKKDKKIKTVFSNDTFDVSGMSLSRKRNYEIDYYSYTGEKSVITPVSNTYKKIYKRLQKEFGDKQFFTVGRTDDESKYMVAVTSDKIVGEYYLYDVEKDNVTLLYKLLPQLKAEDMASMKPITFKSRDGLTIHGYITLPDDYKKGQKVPLIVNPHGGPQGVRDNWGFNPEAQLFASRGYATLHVNFRVSGGYGKEFLKAGFGQIGRKAMDDVEDGVDYVVEQGWVDKDRVAIYGGSHGGYAVLRGMTKTPDKYACGVDYVGVSNLNTFMETIPPYWEKYRELLYKIWYNPNNPEEKAIMDEISPALHVDKIKNPLLVVQGANDPRVNINEADQIVETLRKKGVEVPYMVKYDEGHGFGKEENRLDLYNAMMGFFAEHLKVEKTSPVKG; encoded by the coding sequence ATGACAACACTTGTAAAATATTCAATAGTACTGGCGATACTCTTATTTGGAGCGTCGGCACAAGCTCAAAAATTAGATGGCTCTTACAGTGGCACTCTTGATGTTCAAGGAATGCAAATGGAGTTGATTTTTAATATCACACCAACTGAAGACGGCTATGATGCAACCTTAGATGTTCCTGCTCAAGGAGCATCGGGAATCGAACTTGATTCGGTAGTTTTGCAGGATGATACTGTGACTATTACATCGGCTAAAATGAAAATGACCTACACAGGGAAATTGACCGAAAATGGCATGGATGGAACCTACGAACAAATGGGAAAAGAATACCCACTAACATTCAAGAAAACTGTGAAGACAAAACCAGGAAACACGACATTACCATCTACTGAAGCTGAATTAGATAAACTTGCTGCAAAAGAAAAAGGTGATTATAAATACTCTGTAGAAGATTATTTTACAACTCCAGAAGCTTTTTCGTTTAAGCTTTCCCCTAACGGAAAATACATCGCTTATATGAAACGTAGAAAGTCTGGAGAGCGTGACCTATATTTAAAAGAAACCGCAACACAAAAAGAAACGCTCATGAAAAAGCAAGAAGAAGATTTAATTCGTGGCTTTTCGTGGGCAAACAACGACCGTATTTTATACCTTCAAGATAAGGGCGGTGATGAAAACTACCATGTGTATGGAGTAGATGTTACGGGTGAAAACGACAAGGAACTGACTCCTTTTGATGGTGTACGAGTTAACATCATCGAAAGCTTAAAAGAGGATGAAGACCACGTAATTGTACAGATGAATAAGGACAATCTGCAACAGGAAGAGCCGTATCGCCTGAATATAAACACCGGAGAAGTAACCAAATTATACACTGTACAAGCAGGCGACCCACCAGTTGCTGGTTATAATTTTGACCGTAAGGGTAACTTACGAGCCATAAACCGCATTGTAGACGGTGTTAAAACGGAACTATTGTACAAGATTGACGGCGAATTTAAGCAGGTAAAACTTACTGATTTTGGTGATACGTTTGGCATTTCTTCTTTTAATCCGAATACCGAAAATCCAGATGATGCTTATGTAATCTCCAACCTTGATGGTGATAAAATTGAGATTCAACTGTACGATTTAAAGAAAGACAAAAAAATAAAAACAGTTTTTAGTAATGATACGTTTGACGTTTCAGGTATGTCGCTTTCCAGAAAACGTAATTACGAAATAGACTATTATAGTTATACAGGTGAAAAATCTGTGATTACTCCTGTTAGTAATACGTATAAAAAAATCTATAAACGACTTCAAAAAGAGTTTGGTGATAAGCAGTTTTTTACTGTTGGCAGAACTGATGATGAGTCGAAATATATGGTAGCTGTTACCAGTGATAAAATTGTAGGAGAGTATTATTTGTACGATGTAGAAAAAGATAATGTTACCTTATTGTACAAGTTGTTGCCACAGCTAAAAGCAGAAGATATGGCAAGCATGAAGCCCATTACCTTTAAAAGTCGTGATGGACTTACTATCCACGGATATATTACGTTACCCGATGACTATAAAAAAGGACAAAAAGTACCATTAATTGTAAATCCACACGGAGGTCCACAAGGTGTTCGTGATAATTGGGGCTTTAACCCAGAAGCACAGTTGTTTGCAAGTCGTGGTTACGCAACATTGCACGTAAACTTTAGAGTGTCTGGCGGCTATGGAAAAGAATTTTTAAAAGCCGGTTTTGGACAAATAGGCCGTAAAGCAATGGACGATGTAGAAGACGGTGTTGATTATGTGGTAGAACAAGGTTGGGTAGATAAAGACCGTGTAGCTATTTATGGAGGAAGTCACGGTGGATATGCTGTATTGCGTGGCATGACAAAAACACCAGACAAATATGCTTGTGGTGTAGATTATGTTGGAGTAAGTAATTTAAATACTTTTATGGAAACCATTCCTCCATACTGGGAAAAGTACCGTGAGTTACTATATAAAATCTGGTACAATCCAAACAATCCAGAAGAGAAAGCGATTATGGACGAAATATCTCCAGCATTGCACGTAGATAAAATAAAGAATCCATTATTGGTAGTACAAGGTGCAAATGATCCTCGTGTGAATATAAATGAAGCTGATCAAATTGTAGAAACGCTAAGAAAAAAAGGCGTAGAAGTACCGTATATGGTGAAATACGATGAAGGACACGGATTTGGTAAAGAAGAAAACAGATTGGATCTATACAATGCCATGATGGGCTTTTTCGCAGAGCACCTTAAGGTTGAAAAAACAAGTCCTGTTAAAGGATAA
- a CDS encoding HD domain-containing protein — MNSISETLIENTITFVKNELKDAEGGHDWFHIERVYKNAMHISQTEQVGTLIVALGALLHDIADSKFHNGDETVGPKKATEFLASEDVSEEIIEHVVQIIKNISFKGGNKAQAFHSKELAVVQDADRLDALGAIGIARTFNYGGFKNRSLYNPDIQPNLQMSPAEYKASEAPTINHFYEKLLLLKDRMNTKTGRRIAADRHMFMETFLQQFYAEWDGKK; from the coding sequence ATGAATAGTATTTCAGAAACACTCATAGAAAACACAATCACTTTTGTGAAAAATGAATTGAAAGATGCCGAAGGCGGTCACGATTGGTTTCACATAGAGCGGGTTTATAAAAATGCGATGCATATTTCGCAAACTGAGCAAGTAGGCACTTTAATTGTAGCTTTAGGCGCTTTGTTACACGACATTGCAGACTCAAAATTTCACAATGGTGATGAGACAGTTGGTCCCAAAAAAGCAACTGAATTTTTAGCTTCGGAAGATGTTTCCGAAGAAATTATTGAACACGTAGTGCAAATAATCAAGAATATTTCATTTAAAGGTGGAAATAAAGCACAGGCTTTTCACTCTAAAGAATTAGCGGTGGTTCAAGATGCCGATCGGTTAGACGCTTTGGGAGCTATTGGTATTGCTCGTACCTTCAATTACGGCGGATTTAAAAATAGATCGCTTTACAACCCTGACATACAACCTAATTTACAGATGTCTCCTGCTGAATATAAAGCTTCAGAAGCCCCAACCATCAATCATTTTTACGAAAAATTGTTGCTTTTAAAAGACCGAATGAATACTAAAACCGGACGGCGTATCGCCGCTGATAGACATATGTTTATGGAAACATTTCTGCAACAGTTTTATGCAGAATGGGATGGAAAAAAATAA
- a CDS encoding TerB family tellurite resistance protein, producing the protein MIRWFAAFIGYMVYRFPGAIVGFLIGSLLDNFIGGKKSGGSFQRAFQQQQSGRVTPADFELNLLSLASLVIKADGQVSQQELDYVRKYFVQAYGRERANATFRVFNDVIKKREISAAKICNMFRQRMRYESRLQVLHFLFSIANADGRVSELEVRKINEISGYLGVSARDFSSIKAMFFKNPDSAYKILEIDRTATDSEVKKAYRTMAKKYHPDKLQHMDEAYQKGAEEKFRKVQDAYEQLQKERGF; encoded by the coding sequence ATGATTCGTTGGTTTGCAGCTTTTATTGGCTATATGGTGTATCGGTTTCCCGGCGCTATTGTTGGATTTTTAATAGGAAGCCTATTAGATAATTTTATTGGTGGAAAAAAATCCGGAGGTAGTTTTCAGAGGGCCTTTCAGCAACAGCAAAGTGGACGTGTTACTCCAGCCGATTTTGAACTCAACTTACTCTCTTTGGCATCTTTGGTCATCAAAGCCGATGGACAAGTAAGCCAACAAGAATTGGACTATGTTCGCAAGTATTTTGTTCAAGCTTACGGAAGGGAACGTGCCAATGCCACGTTTCGGGTTTTTAATGACGTTATAAAAAAACGGGAAATTTCTGCTGCAAAGATCTGTAATATGTTTCGCCAGCGTATGCGGTACGAATCCCGCTTACAAGTGCTTCACTTTCTCTTTAGTATTGCGAATGCAGATGGACGTGTAAGTGAACTGGAAGTACGGAAGATAAATGAAATTTCGGGTTACTTAGGAGTTTCAGCGCGTGATTTTTCCAGTATAAAAGCCATGTTCTTTAAAAATCCGGACAGTGCTTACAAGATTTTGGAAATTGACCGAACCGCTACTGATTCTGAGGTTAAAAAAGCCTACCGCACGATGGCTAAAAAATATCATCCCGACAAGCTACAGCACATGGACGAAGCCTACCAAAAAGGAGCCGAAGAAAAATTCAGGAAGGTTCAAGATGCATATGAGCAATTGCAGAAGGAGCGCGGATTTTAA
- a CDS encoding helix-turn-helix domain-containing protein — MRYYLLLFFAITFVSSSFSQTEEELSQLSFDAIRDSIHKYEFSNMPKAIKASEAYILKGKREDDKTEEWLGMESVVLIYVNFRMYKEANEQSEKTLAFARENNLPKKEMRALTLLGDLQKIATTVDKQLYYYNELLKLAKAQNDEQYREIALNKIAGVQDLSGNTEKAITIRKKSLKYYQNKPLDSNFTQIKKNSAIVSLYGSLAFSHIKLEQIDSAKLYNEYVKQFQEKELDSCFLGFSYSIDAEIAYKEKKFETARKAYRKAYTICPSEYDLIQLNKAYAFGKIEVGAKNYHEAIRILQQGLDDYQVTAAEEGFMRDYYEKLAEAYKHTGDFERASYYFEKYLTTQAEFNKLKESAKESFIKKERAAFKEDFDALVTEKEKSQSKLNYLLLGGSIIILILLFLLLKFYRNKKANEAKFEALLAKIKAAEKPEDIIDTKDEELEEKNNTDIPEETKQQILNGLKKLEEKEYFLNQDCNSYNVAKKINTNTSYLSKVINSHFGKNFNTYINDLRINYTIVRLKDDVIFRSYSIQSIAEEVGYKSADSFTKYFKKDTGLNPSFYIKEIRNIA, encoded by the coding sequence ATGAGATATTACCTACTCCTTTTTTTCGCCATCACATTTGTGTCTTCTTCATTTTCACAGACCGAAGAGGAGCTATCTCAACTTTCTTTTGATGCTATTAGGGATTCCATTCATAAATATGAGTTTTCTAATATGCCGAAAGCTATCAAAGCTTCTGAAGCTTATATTTTAAAAGGAAAAAGAGAAGATGACAAAACCGAAGAATGGTTAGGGATGGAGTCTGTAGTCTTAATCTATGTTAATTTCAGAATGTATAAAGAGGCTAATGAACAATCTGAAAAAACACTTGCCTTTGCCCGAGAAAACAATCTTCCAAAAAAGGAGATGAGAGCACTTACATTGCTTGGTGATCTTCAAAAAATAGCAACAACTGTTGATAAACAACTTTACTATTATAATGAGTTGTTGAAACTTGCAAAAGCCCAAAATGATGAACAATATAGGGAGATAGCACTTAATAAAATAGCTGGTGTTCAGGACTTAAGCGGAAATACCGAAAAAGCCATAACCATTCGAAAAAAATCACTGAAGTATTACCAAAACAAACCGTTAGATTCTAATTTCACTCAAATAAAAAAGAACAGTGCTATTGTTTCACTATATGGGAGCTTAGCGTTTTCACACATAAAATTAGAACAAATAGACTCCGCAAAATTATATAACGAATACGTTAAACAATTTCAAGAAAAGGAACTTGATTCTTGCTTTTTAGGTTTTTCTTATAGTATAGACGCAGAGATAGCCTATAAAGAAAAAAAGTTTGAAACCGCTAGAAAAGCTTATAGAAAAGCATACACAATTTGTCCTAGCGAATATGACTTAATTCAACTAAATAAAGCGTATGCTTTCGGTAAAATAGAAGTTGGTGCAAAAAATTATCATGAGGCAATTAGAATATTACAACAAGGTCTTGATGATTATCAAGTAACTGCTGCAGAAGAGGGTTTCATGAGGGATTATTACGAAAAACTAGCTGAAGCCTATAAACACACAGGCGATTTTGAAAGGGCAAGTTACTATTTTGAAAAATACCTTACCACACAAGCTGAATTTAATAAACTAAAAGAAAGTGCCAAGGAGAGCTTTATTAAAAAAGAAAGAGCCGCTTTCAAAGAAGATTTTGATGCGTTGGTTACCGAAAAAGAAAAAAGCCAATCAAAACTCAACTATCTATTGCTAGGAGGCTCTATAATTATTTTAATACTTCTGTTTCTATTGCTGAAGTTTTATCGAAATAAGAAAGCGAACGAAGCCAAATTCGAGGCTTTATTGGCAAAAATTAAAGCTGCAGAGAAACCCGAAGACATTATTGATACTAAGGACGAAGAACTTGAAGAAAAAAATAACACCGATATACCTGAAGAAACCAAGCAGCAAATTCTCAACGGCCTCAAAAAACTAGAAGAAAAGGAATACTTTTTAAACCAAGATTGTAACTCATACAATGTTGCCAAAAAAATAAACACCAATACATCATATCTTTCTAAAGTGATTAATTCTCATTTCGGAAAAAACTTCAATACCTATATTAATGATCTTCGTATTAATTATACCATTGTCCGGTTAAAGGACGATGTTATTTTCAGATCCTATTCCATTCAATCCATCGCTGAAGAAGTAGGTTATAAATCTGCCGATTCGTTTACGAAATACTTCAAAAAAGACACAGGATTAAATCCTTCTTTCTACATTAAAGAGATTAGAAATATCGCCTAA
- a CDS encoding lysophospholipid acyltransferase family protein has product MKQLLHILSYPLSVIFYLFFGLNLLIFHPIQWICFNIFGYEAHKKSVDCFNWVILRCLNLLGTTFDVTINSSIPNNVPIIMVSNHQSMWDISPIIWFLRKYHPKFISKIELGKGIPSISYNLKHGGSVLIDRKNPRQAAGEIIKIAKYVSKYNRSVVIFPEGTRSKDGNPKPFRKTGLLTLFKKAPDAYVLPVSISHSWKLQRHGMFPIPIGVKMQLIVHPSLKVSEHEPEALIDLVETQVKSSITV; this is encoded by the coding sequence ATGAAGCAACTTTTACATATTTTAAGCTATCCATTATCGGTTATCTTTTACCTTTTTTTTGGGTTAAACCTCCTTATTTTCCATCCCATTCAATGGATTTGTTTTAATATTTTTGGGTATGAGGCTCATAAAAAAAGTGTTGATTGTTTCAACTGGGTCATTTTACGGTGTCTAAACTTATTAGGAACCACTTTCGATGTTACTATCAATTCGAGTATTCCCAACAACGTTCCAATTATCATGGTTTCCAATCATCAAAGCATGTGGGATATTTCGCCTATTATTTGGTTCCTACGGAAATACCATCCAAAATTTATTTCCAAAATTGAATTAGGAAAAGGAATTCCGTCGATATCCTATAACTTAAAACACGGCGGAAGTGTGTTGATAGACCGAAAAAATCCAAGGCAAGCCGCTGGTGAGATTATTAAAATTGCCAAATACGTTTCAAAATACAACAGAAGTGTTGTTATTTTTCCTGAAGGAACCCGCAGTAAAGACGGAAACCCAAAACCCTTCAGAAAAACAGGATTGCTCACGCTATTTAAAAAAGCACCTGACGCCTATGTGCTACCGGTTAGCATTAGTCATTCCTGGAAATTACAACGTCACGGCATGTTCCCTATTCCTATTGGGGTTAAAATGCAGTTAATTGTGCACCCTTCCTTAAAAGTTTCAGAACACGAACCCGAAGCACTAATTGATCTAGTTGAGACGCAAGTTAAATCGAGTATTACTGTATAA
- a CDS encoding GLPGLI family protein gives MKYLYVTLLLLFCVTTFSQTGKITYTSTLNFSGSPLTQGKNNLYFTKQGSLYKSEKDDKPKKKNINKNNDPNVEEIHIGIESDSLGNLYYYDLTTRNFTIREALFENFKMKFYVYEDKGPKQIAWKLEGKFKTISGYNCQKAIGDFRGRSYEAWFTPEIALPYGPWKFVGLPGLILEVYDLKKEVYFAAEDIKIPFKQANTWVKKPSDDPKISHKEFITAKHDVTNKIVKALKARMPKDHKMTSVKTIKSDIELEYEWEKE, from the coding sequence ATGAAGTATTTATACGTTACTCTTCTATTATTATTCTGTGTTACAACTTTTTCGCAAACAGGAAAAATTACTTACACAAGCACTCTTAATTTTTCCGGTTCGCCTTTAACCCAAGGTAAAAACAACTTGTATTTTACTAAGCAAGGTTCGCTTTATAAAAGTGAAAAAGACGATAAACCTAAAAAAAAGAATATAAATAAAAACAACGACCCCAATGTTGAGGAAATTCATATTGGTATTGAAAGTGATTCCTTGGGCAACCTATATTACTACGACCTTACCACCCGAAATTTTACCATACGGGAAGCTCTTTTCGAGAATTTCAAAATGAAGTTCTATGTTTATGAAGATAAAGGCCCCAAGCAAATAGCTTGGAAATTAGAGGGTAAATTTAAAACCATCTCGGGTTATAACTGCCAAAAAGCAATAGGTGATTTTAGGGGTCGTAGCTATGAGGCCTGGTTTACCCCTGAAATAGCCTTACCGTATGGCCCATGGAAATTTGTAGGGTTGCCTGGCCTGATTTTGGAAGTGTACGATTTAAAGAAGGAAGTATACTTTGCTGCCGAAGACATAAAAATCCCTTTTAAACAAGCCAATACTTGGGTGAAAAAACCAAGCGATGATCCAAAAATAAGCCATAAAGAATTTATAACGGCAAAGCATGATGTTACAAACAAAATTGTCAAGGCTTTAAAAGCCCGTATGCCCAAAGACCATAAAATGACGTCTGTAAAAACCATTAAAAGTGATATAGAACTGGAGTACGAGTGGGAAAAAGAATAA